From a single Granulicella aggregans genomic region:
- a CDS encoding ImmA/IrrE family metallo-endopeptidase, translating into MMSATIQKPNYGLAQSRALELLFNAGIGVPPVNPISIAEEILKIPVRFVTFKASESERISGFYDGEDDVIVVNRDEFPLRQTFTIAHELGHKVLHEEWARSSEYQVLLRNPLEQNRDFREKEADAFAANLLMPRFMMDEYYSDLSHSELSRLFAVSVPAIKARLSFLYGI; encoded by the coding sequence ATGATGTCGGCCACAATCCAAAAGCCAAACTATGGGCTTGCGCAATCTAGAGCGCTGGAACTTCTTTTCAATGCAGGGATCGGTGTGCCTCCTGTGAATCCGATTTCGATTGCGGAAGAAATTCTTAAGATTCCCGTTCGATTTGTCACTTTCAAAGCAAGTGAAAGCGAGCGAATTTCGGGATTCTATGACGGCGAAGATGACGTGATCGTTGTAAATCGAGATGAATTTCCGCTTCGGCAAACGTTCACAATAGCTCATGAATTAGGGCATAAAGTGCTCCATGAAGAGTGGGCGCGATCTTCCGAGTATCAAGTTCTTCTGCGAAATCCTCTCGAGCAAAATCGGGACTTCAGGGAGAAGGAAGCAGACGCGTTTGCTGCCAATCTTCTTATGCCCCGGTTCATGATGGACGAATATTACTCAGACCTATCACACTCTGAACTATCCCGGCTCTTTGCAGTGTCTGTCCCTGCGATCAAGGCACGTCTCTCATTCCTGTATGGCATCTGA
- the rplM gene encoding 50S ribosomal protein L13, with the protein MSTTIPSGKDIKRKWYVLDASGKTLGRLATQAASMLAGKLNPLYTPYIDMGDHVVIVNAEKIVLTGLKGEQKLYRRYTGFPGGLREESFIKLLARRPEAIVEQAVKGMLPKSKMGRQMATKLKVYKGGQHPHLAQQPVPYEFHASNAPKAAANA; encoded by the coding sequence ATGTCCACTACGATTCCGAGCGGAAAAGATATCAAGCGCAAGTGGTACGTACTCGACGCCAGCGGCAAGACGCTGGGCCGTCTCGCGACCCAGGCTGCTTCGATGCTCGCCGGCAAGCTCAACCCGCTCTACACCCCGTATATCGATATGGGCGACCATGTCGTCATCGTCAACGCCGAGAAGATCGTTCTGACCGGCTTAAAGGGTGAACAGAAGCTGTATCGCCGCTACACCGGGTTCCCCGGCGGTCTGCGTGAGGAGAGCTTCATCAAGCTGCTCGCCCGCCGTCCTGAGGCGATCGTTGAGCAGGCTGTGAAGGGCATGTTGCCGAAGAGCAAGATGGGCCGTCAGATGGCGACCAAGCTGAAGGTGTACAAGGGCGGACAGCATCCGCACCTGGCGCAGCAGCCGGTGCCGTATGAGTTCCACGCTTCGAACGCGCCGAAGGCAGCCGCTAACGCCTAA
- the rpsI gene encoding 30S ribosomal protein S9 gives MADLIQYYGTGRRKSSIARVFLRPGSGKFTVNKKEVDVYFVTAQQRAAAKRSLGIAGIEETFDVFTTVKGGGVMGQADAVKLGIARALMEFNPELRKALKSEGLVTRDSRGKERKKYGQKGARARFQFSKR, from the coding sequence ATGGCAGATCTGATCCAGTACTACGGAACCGGCCGTCGCAAGTCGTCGATTGCGCGCGTGTTCCTCCGTCCCGGCAGCGGCAAGTTCACGGTCAACAAGAAGGAAGTAGACGTCTACTTCGTGACCGCGCAGCAGCGCGCCGCCGCCAAGCGTTCGCTCGGCATCGCCGGCATCGAAGAGACCTTCGACGTCTTCACCACCGTAAAGGGTGGCGGCGTGATGGGCCAGGCCGATGCGGTAAAGCTCGGCATCGCCCGTGCACTGATGGAGTTCAACCCTGAGCTGCGTAAGGCGCTCAAGTCGGAAGGCCTTGTCACCCGCGATTCGCGTGGCAAGGAGCGCAAGAAGTACGGGCAGAAGGGTGCTCGCGCACGCTTCCAGTTCTCCAAGCGCTAA
- the rpsB gene encoding 30S ribosomal protein S2 produces the protein MANITMKELLEAGVHFGHQTKRWNPKMKEYIFGERNGIYIIDLQKTLKMFKEASKFVTDLTSTGKLILFVGTKRQAQDAIAEEANRAGMPYINSRWLGGLLTNWVTVQKSVKRLQELDDMSTDGRYELLTKKEVIKLERERKHLSTNLSGIKSMKRLPDALFIVDSNNEAIAVAEARKLGIPVVAVVDTNCDPTVVDYVIPGNDDALRAIRLFTTKIADSAAEGVQMVSERAFATETSDIQPIEVAPEYVGEEGEFADPALAEVAESAGVAEASVEDEEVVDLDAVLGGGIRKAPVAVESEPEPEAVHAEATA, from the coding sequence TTGGCAAACATCACAATGAAAGAACTGCTCGAAGCTGGCGTTCACTTCGGGCATCAGACCAAGCGCTGGAACCCCAAGATGAAGGAGTACATCTTCGGCGAGCGCAACGGAATTTACATCATCGACCTGCAGAAGACCTTGAAGATGTTCAAGGAAGCTTCGAAGTTCGTTACCGATCTGACCTCGACCGGCAAGCTGATCCTGTTCGTCGGCACCAAGCGCCAGGCCCAGGATGCGATCGCCGAAGAGGCGAACCGCGCCGGCATGCCGTACATCAACAGCCGCTGGCTGGGTGGTCTTCTGACCAACTGGGTTACGGTACAGAAGTCGGTGAAGCGTCTCCAGGAGCTCGACGACATGTCGACCGATGGCCGCTACGAATTGCTGACCAAGAAGGAAGTCATCAAGCTCGAGCGCGAGCGCAAGCACCTCTCGACGAACCTTTCGGGTATCAAGAGCATGAAGCGGCTGCCGGATGCGCTCTTCATCGTCGACTCGAACAACGAAGCGATCGCCGTTGCGGAAGCGCGCAAGCTCGGCATCCCGGTCGTTGCGGTCGTCGACACGAACTGCGACCCGACGGTTGTGGACTACGTGATCCCCGGTAACGACGACGCGCTGCGTGCGATTCGCCTGTTCACCACGAAGATCGCGGACTCCGCTGCTGAAGGCGTCCAGATGGTCTCCGAGCGTGCCTTTGCGACCGAGACTTCGGACATTCAGCCGATCGAGGTTGCTCCTGAGTACGTCGGCGAAGAGGGTGAGTTTGCTGATCCCGCTCTCGCTGAGGTTGCCGAGTCGGCTGGCGTTGCTGAAGCGTCGGTTGAGGACGAAGAGGTCGTTGACCTTGACGCCGTTCTCGGCGGAGGAATCCGCAAGGCTCCCGTTGCTGTCGAGAGCGAGCCAGAGCCGGAAGCCGTTCACGCAGAAGCCACCGCATAA
- a CDS encoding translation elongation factor Ts, which yields MSTETAVKVDAKLVKELREKSGAPMGDCLKALQEAKGDMEGAFVVLRKRGMASAAKKASRSTNEGAVGTYIHAGGKIGVLLELNCESDFVARTEDFQELLKDIAMHIAAVDPRYVGKDEVTEGDIEREKEIYRAQAAASGKPAAIVEKMLEGKLGKFYEEFCLLEQPFIKDQSQSIAQIIASKVAKLGENISVRRFARFKIGEPNSTLATAKVSSEEAPQA from the coding sequence ATGTCTACCGAGACCGCAGTAAAAGTTGATGCCAAGCTGGTGAAGGAACTCCGCGAGAAGTCCGGCGCGCCGATGGGCGACTGTCTGAAGGCCCTGCAGGAAGCCAAGGGCGATATGGAAGGCGCGTTCGTCGTGCTGCGCAAGCGCGGCATGGCTTCGGCTGCCAAGAAGGCATCGCGCTCCACGAACGAGGGCGCTGTGGGGACCTACATCCACGCTGGCGGTAAGATCGGCGTGCTGCTCGAGCTGAACTGCGAGTCGGACTTCGTGGCCCGCACCGAGGACTTCCAGGAGCTGCTGAAGGACATCGCCATGCACATCGCCGCCGTTGATCCGCGCTACGTGGGCAAAGACGAGGTGACCGAAGGCGACATCGAGCGCGAGAAGGAGATCTATCGCGCCCAGGCTGCCGCCAGCGGCAAGCCAGCGGCGATCGTCGAGAAGATGCTCGAGGGCAAGCTCGGCAAGTTCTACGAGGAGTTCTGCCTGTTGGAGCAGCCGTTCATCAAGGACCAGTCGCAGTCCATCGCGCAGATCATCGCGTCGAAGGTTGCCAAACTTGGCGAGAACATCAGCGTTCGCCGCTTCGCACGGTTCAAGATAGGCGAACCGAACTCGACCCTAGCCACGGCTAAAGTATCATCGGAGGAAGCACCCCAGGCGTAA
- a CDS encoding RtcB family protein: MQFIDEIPVWGKHEDNTLEQAKVCARHAEYFALMADGHLGYGVPIGGVIASEGRISPTAVGFDIACGNKAVRLDIPGAEVRQNIHKIMDDIWQTLSFGVGRKNRERNDDSPFVTDTHEGWNTEAAKPLRHKANAQLGTIGSGNHYVDIFVDEQDRVWVGVHFGSRGLGHGIATWFLKAAGASDGMMVDPVFLDVESDLGTQYIHAMQLGGEYAYAGRDWVCARVAKLLGASIEEEVHNHHNFAWLEEHNGKKLWVCRKGATPAFPGQRGFVGGTMGEMSVILEGVDSPESVTALYSTVHGAGRVMGRKQATGTTDRKTGEVKREGLIKPEMMQEWLTRSNVVLRGGGVDESPHCYKRLDEVLAAHGETIRVLHTLTPLGVAMAGANEFDPYKD; this comes from the coding sequence ATGCAGTTCATCGATGAGATCCCTGTTTGGGGAAAGCATGAAGACAACACGCTGGAGCAGGCGAAGGTCTGCGCGCGGCACGCGGAGTACTTCGCTCTGATGGCCGATGGCCATCTTGGTTACGGCGTACCGATCGGCGGAGTGATCGCCTCCGAGGGCCGCATCAGCCCCACCGCTGTCGGGTTCGATATCGCCTGCGGCAACAAGGCGGTGCGTCTCGACATTCCGGGTGCGGAAGTCCGTCAGAACATCCACAAGATCATGGATGATATCTGGCAGACGCTCTCGTTTGGCGTTGGGCGGAAGAACCGTGAGCGCAACGATGACTCACCGTTCGTCACTGACACGCACGAAGGCTGGAATACGGAAGCGGCGAAGCCTCTGCGGCACAAGGCGAACGCGCAGTTGGGGACGATCGGCAGCGGCAACCACTACGTCGACATCTTCGTCGACGAGCAGGATCGCGTCTGGGTCGGAGTACACTTCGGCAGCCGTGGTCTTGGTCATGGCATTGCGACGTGGTTCCTGAAGGCGGCTGGAGCGTCGGACGGAATGATGGTCGATCCTGTCTTTCTCGACGTTGAGAGCGATCTGGGTACGCAGTACATCCACGCCATGCAACTCGGCGGAGAGTATGCGTATGCCGGTCGTGACTGGGTCTGCGCGCGTGTTGCGAAGCTGCTGGGAGCGTCGATCGAGGAGGAAGTGCACAACCACCACAACTTCGCGTGGCTGGAAGAGCACAACGGCAAGAAGCTCTGGGTCTGCCGTAAGGGAGCGACGCCTGCATTTCCGGGGCAGCGTGGCTTTGTCGGCGGGACGATGGGCGAGATGTCCGTGATTCTCGAAGGCGTCGATAGCCCGGAGTCAGTGACCGCGCTCTACAGCACGGTGCACGGAGCTGGCCGTGTGATGGGACGTAAGCAGGCGACTGGTACTACCGATCGCAAGACCGGTGAGGTCAAGCGCGAGGGGCTCATCAAGCCGGAGATGATGCAGGAGTGGCTGACCCGTTCGAACGTCGTGCTTCGCGGCGGCGGAGTGGACGAGTCGCCTCACTGCTACAAGCGTCTGGATGAGGTGCTGGCGGCGCATGGAGAAACGATCCGTGTGCTGCACACGCTGACTCCGCTGGGCGTTGCGATGGCCGGAGCGAACGAGTTCGATCCTTACAAGGATTGA
- a CDS encoding APC family permease — protein sequence MSFFHLVAGKPLATSEERAEHIGPISGIPVFGLDALSSAAYGPEAALTLLIPLGMAGVAHIVPISFSIIGLLAIVFFSYRQTIEAYPNGGGSYTVASENLGETAGLLAAAALMIDYILNAAVGISAGVEALVSAFPSLLPHSLAFCLGILAILTLINMRGTKDTGIAFLIPTYMFIGTLLFVLGLGAYRVIASHGHPIPVIAPPRLPIATSMLSLWLLAKVFSSGCAAMTGVEAVSNGVAAFREPTQRNAKKTLTIIIVLLMVLLGGIALLCRAYSIGATDPTSAGYQSVLSQLLAAVIGRGWFYYVGSASILLVLALSANTSYADFPRLTRAIAMHDYLPHVFKIRGRRLLYSHGIVALVGFTAALLIAFGGITDRLIPLFAIGAFLAFTLSQAGMVIHWKNQTGPGRHYRMVINGIGAVATGITLLVVLVAKFAAGAWIVAILIPVLMFLMMGIKRHYKGVETATTTDCPMRVDNLASPLVIVPLDRWSRITEKGLRFAMKLSDHVEAVHVDAEECRNEVDAMWNLNVATPLSQAGREVPKLVFVPSPYRFVLMPLVDHIFQIEQEHPDRQIAVLVPELVVKHWWQAPLHNQRAQLLKLLLLLRGNQRIMVINIPWYL from the coding sequence ATGTCCTTCTTCCACCTCGTAGCCGGCAAACCCCTCGCAACCTCTGAAGAACGAGCGGAGCATATTGGCCCCATCTCCGGCATCCCGGTCTTCGGCCTGGACGCGCTCAGCTCCGCCGCATACGGTCCCGAAGCAGCGCTCACCCTGCTCATCCCGCTCGGCATGGCCGGCGTCGCGCACATCGTCCCCATCAGCTTCTCCATTATCGGCCTGCTGGCCATCGTCTTCTTTTCCTACCGCCAGACCATCGAGGCTTATCCCAACGGCGGCGGCAGCTACACCGTAGCCAGCGAAAACCTGGGCGAGACGGCCGGCCTCCTTGCCGCGGCTGCGCTCATGATCGACTACATCCTCAACGCCGCCGTAGGCATCTCCGCGGGCGTCGAGGCTCTCGTCTCCGCCTTCCCTTCCCTGCTTCCCCATAGCCTCGCCTTCTGCCTCGGCATCCTCGCCATCCTCACCCTCATCAACATGCGCGGCACCAAGGACACGGGCATCGCGTTCCTCATCCCGACCTACATGTTCATCGGGACACTGCTGTTCGTCCTTGGACTCGGAGCCTACCGCGTCATCGCATCCCACGGACATCCCATCCCCGTCATCGCGCCGCCACGCCTGCCCATCGCTACGTCGATGCTCTCGCTCTGGCTGCTGGCCAAGGTCTTCTCCAGCGGATGCGCGGCCATGACCGGAGTCGAAGCCGTTTCGAACGGCGTCGCAGCCTTTCGCGAACCCACGCAACGCAACGCGAAGAAGACGCTGACCATCATCATCGTTCTGCTGATGGTCCTGCTCGGAGGCATCGCCCTGCTATGCCGTGCCTACAGCATCGGCGCGACCGACCCCACCAGCGCCGGCTACCAGAGCGTGCTCTCTCAGCTTCTTGCAGCGGTCATCGGACGCGGCTGGTTCTACTACGTCGGCAGCGCCTCCATCCTGCTCGTGCTCGCACTCTCGGCCAATACCTCCTACGCGGACTTCCCTCGTCTTACCCGTGCCATTGCGATGCACGACTACCTGCCGCACGTCTTCAAGATCCGTGGTCGACGCCTGCTCTACTCCCACGGCATCGTCGCTCTGGTGGGATTCACCGCAGCTCTGCTGATCGCCTTCGGTGGAATCACGGACCGCCTCATCCCGCTCTTCGCCATAGGAGCGTTCCTGGCCTTTACGCTCTCGCAGGCCGGGATGGTCATCCACTGGAAGAATCAGACCGGCCCGGGCCGCCACTACCGGATGGTCATCAACGGCATCGGCGCCGTGGCCACCGGCATCACGCTGCTCGTCGTTCTGGTGGCGAAGTTCGCGGCAGGCGCATGGATCGTAGCCATCCTCATTCCCGTACTGATGTTCCTGATGATGGGCATCAAACGCCACTACAAAGGCGTCGAGACCGCCACTACCACCGACTGCCCCATGCGTGTCGACAACCTCGCATCGCCGCTGGTCATCGTTCCGCTCGACCGCTGGTCCCGCATCACCGAGAAGGGCCTTCGCTTTGCCATGAAGCTAAGCGATCACGTCGAAGCCGTCCATGTAGACGCCGAAGAGTGCCGCAACGAGGTAGACGCAATGTGGAATCTCAACGTGGCCACGCCCCTGTCGCAGGCGGGCAGAGAGGTGCCAAAGCTGGTCTTCGTCCCCTCGCCCTATCGCTTCGTCCTGATGCCTCTGGTTGACCATATCTTCCAAATCGAGCAAGAACATCCCGACCGTCAGATCGCCGTCCTCGTCCCTGAGCTGGTCGTAAAACACTGGTGGCAGGCACCTCTACACAACCAGCGAGCACAGCTGCTGAAGCTCCTGCTTCTGTTGCGCGGCAACCAGCGCATCATGGTAATCAACATCCCCTGGTATCTATAG
- a CDS encoding response regulator transcription factor: MEQNNRILVVEDDAGIRRSLFETLGALGFSVGEAHNGEEALQRLRMVTYNAVLLDINMPGMGGIETCRRIAQQHPGLPIIMLTVRDEEDDIVEALDAGASDFVTKPFQIRELTARIRAAIRRPHAPLASAEPLSVVGEISLDADRRRVEKRGEEIHLAPKEFETLRYLMQHAGRPVRHDRLLAAVWGPLYGTEREYLRVVVNQLRKKLEDDPSRPAYILTESHIGYRFRPSLDEKEEAGR; the protein is encoded by the coding sequence ATGGAACAAAACAATCGAATCCTGGTCGTCGAAGACGACGCCGGAATTCGCCGCAGCCTCTTCGAGACACTCGGTGCCCTCGGATTCTCCGTCGGCGAGGCCCACAACGGCGAAGAGGCCCTGCAGCGCCTCCGCATGGTGACCTACAACGCTGTCCTTCTCGACATCAACATGCCCGGCATGGGTGGCATCGAGACCTGCCGTCGCATCGCGCAGCAACATCCCGGCCTTCCGATCATCATGCTGACGGTGCGCGACGAGGAAGACGACATCGTCGAAGCGCTCGACGCGGGAGCCTCTGACTTCGTCACCAAGCCCTTCCAGATCCGCGAACTTACCGCCCGCATTCGCGCCGCGATACGCCGCCCGCATGCACCGCTTGCCAGCGCTGAACCTCTAAGCGTCGTCGGCGAAATCTCTCTCGATGCCGATCGCCGCCGCGTCGAAAAGCGAGGCGAAGAGATCCACCTCGCTCCGAAGGAGTTCGAGACACTCCGCTACCTGATGCAGCACGCAGGCCGACCAGTGCGTCATGATCGCCTACTCGCCGCCGTGTGGGGGCCGCTCTACGGCACAGAGCGAGAGTACCTCCGCGTCGTCGTCAATCAGCTGAGAAAGAAGCTCGAGGACGACCCTTCTCGCCCTGCCTACATTCTGACGGAGAGCCACATCGGCTACAGGTTCCGGCCAAGCCTGGACGAAAAAGAGGAGGCAGGTCGCTAA
- a CDS encoding sensor histidine kinase produces the protein MAPGKIRQRLAKAVAGCAIAIVITLFAFRLHLNLSAATSLHLFLIAAIALRWGFFEASVVSVLSVLCLDYFFTDPLFVLYITDSRDWIAIVTFEAAALLVSTLSNQASRHARQAELHRDQLQKLYELSQQILLLDRDAAIEQRLTSIILSTLQVRGVALWNAYDLHLARSGECTLTDDEVRSTFYRETTNDDEATTTSQRVLRAGTRPIGALVLSGHALDAATITAAASLVAVAIERARSFSTEADAKAAKQSEQLRAAILDGLAHAFKSPLTTILTSSSGLLAMNTLSGTEQRLVTLIDHQASRMNELATHLLLTARLDGGDLKLRREPIDLNEVVQETTAASFPEITGHAIEVVIPPQPELVKADRKLIQMALLQLLDNACKYGKPGSRIIVRVFEESSELLVTVNNEGSFIPAEEREKVFQRFYRGPESARAISGTGIGLSVVRRITEAHRGRAWVTSDHASGTTFTIALPRIAGGI, from the coding sequence GTGGCACCAGGCAAAATCCGGCAGAGGCTAGCAAAGGCGGTAGCCGGATGCGCTATCGCCATTGTGATCACCCTCTTTGCGTTTCGGCTGCACCTGAACCTCTCCGCGGCGACGTCGCTTCACCTCTTCCTCATCGCCGCGATCGCCCTGCGTTGGGGCTTCTTCGAAGCCAGCGTCGTCTCCGTGCTCTCCGTTCTGTGCCTCGACTACTTCTTCACCGATCCGCTCTTCGTCCTCTACATCACGGACTCCCGCGACTGGATCGCCATTGTCACCTTCGAGGCTGCGGCGCTTCTCGTCAGCACACTCTCGAACCAGGCCAGCCGACATGCCCGGCAGGCGGAACTGCATCGCGACCAGTTGCAGAAGCTCTATGAATTGAGCCAGCAGATCCTCCTGCTCGACCGTGATGCAGCCATCGAGCAGCGCCTCACCAGCATCATCCTTTCAACGCTGCAGGTACGCGGCGTCGCCCTCTGGAACGCCTACGACCTTCACCTCGCCCGCAGTGGCGAATGCACTCTCACCGACGATGAGGTGCGTTCAACCTTCTATCGCGAAACCACAAACGATGATGAAGCCACCACGACCTCACAGCGCGTGCTGCGCGCAGGTACACGGCCCATCGGAGCGCTCGTTCTGTCCGGCCACGCGCTGGACGCGGCGACCATCACCGCTGCCGCGTCGCTGGTCGCGGTCGCGATAGAGAGAGCGCGTTCGTTCTCGACAGAAGCCGACGCCAAGGCCGCGAAGCAGAGCGAACAACTGCGCGCCGCAATCCTCGACGGCCTCGCCCATGCCTTCAAAAGCCCGCTGACCACGATCCTCACCTCAAGCTCCGGGCTGCTGGCCATGAACACGCTCTCCGGCACCGAGCAAAGGCTCGTCACGCTGATCGACCACCAGGCGAGCCGGATGAACGAACTCGCCACACATCTGCTGCTGACGGCGAGGCTCGACGGCGGCGACCTGAAGCTACGGCGCGAGCCGATCGATTTGAATGAGGTGGTTCAGGAGACCACTGCGGCATCTTTCCCAGAGATTACCGGCCATGCAATCGAAGTGGTGATCCCGCCCCAACCAGAGCTCGTGAAGGCAGACAGAAAGCTCATCCAGATGGCCCTGCTGCAACTGCTCGACAACGCCTGCAAGTACGGCAAGCCCGGCTCTCGCATTATCGTTCGTGTCTTCGAAGAGAGTTCGGAGCTCCTGGTGACCGTCAACAACGAAGGCTCCTTCATCCCCGCGGAAGAGAGAGAGAAGGTCTTCCAGCGTTTCTATCGCGGCCCGGAATCAGCCCGCGCTATCTCGGGCACCGGCATCGGACTCTCCGTCGTGCGGCGCATCACGGAAGCCCACCGTGGCCGTGCCTGGGTCACCAGCGATCACGCCAGCGGAACCACCTTCACCATCGCGCTACCCAGAATCGCAGGAGGCATCTAG